The following proteins come from a genomic window of Flavobacteriales bacterium:
- a CDS encoding T9SS type A sorting domain-containing protein: MEDLEVVATEQSDQDGFGIKDRTHIGMDRVTEMLVRVPERENAVLNAFSHNKSPREVAVEHVPFEGILKGGDLPISSNTNENQNGQNAYLPQVIHASRQSYGKRCTRSAQYIAAFAVNSPRNNYTCSLMIETVTRLMSRSFFLVSLVFLINCPLFAQIAIGQWRDHLPYNDGVQVADAGDWIFAASGSGLFQHHKTEGDIIRWSKVSGLSDIGFSSIAWSDDNQTLIIAYSNTNIDLLQDGQVINIPDIKDKSILGLKTINNMHVNGDYAYLACGFGVVVLDIVKHEIKDTYYIGPNGTSLDIQDVSTSANEIFACTEEGIYHAPLNSPNLANYENWNLFSGLPAGSYNTCAWFNNGLYANWTDGTSDTVFWYHNGQWSTFQLTDPTMVKALESTDDRLLVIGVSNVAEYDVNQVRQRLAYSYNGIDAYPNHAIIDSNGIIWIADRNVGLVRHPLDLSFQIVSVNGPASILNSDISIWDGRCYVASGSLTSLWGAGYNPNGVFSYIDNEWVNLLPSSMPQTAGMGDFIRVLVDPFDSKRVYASTWGSGVIEYYDNQFAAHYDSTNSSLETLEVVPGLVRVCGLEIDRNTGTLWMTQSETDKLLHAKDREGNWYGFHVQGVGAITIGDIAIDNSGQKWMVAPRGTGVVVFNDGGTLAYTSDDQSKKLNQSTGNGNLASNNVFCIASDFDGEIWVGTDNGISVFYSPESVFSGGNFDSQQILVEQDGYVQYLLANESVTAIAIDGANRKWIGTGNAGVFLMSADGTQQIYHFTEENSPLFSNQITSLGIDHLSGEVFIGTDKGLISYKSTATWGVETITKDDVYAYPNPVEANYEGPIAIKGLTRNADVKITDASGRVVFATTAYGGQAIWNGNNLNGERAQSGVYMVFATNSDGKQTIVTKILFIK; encoded by the coding sequence ATGGAGGACCTTGAGGTTGTAGCCACCGAACAGTCCGACCAAGATGGCTTCGGGATAAAAGACCGAACGCATATCGGCATGGATCGGGTAACCGAGATGTTGGTACGGGTTCCAGAAAGGGAAAATGCGGTGCTGAATGCTTTCTCCCACAATAAATCGCCACGGGAAGTAGCAGTCGAGCATGTCCCATTTGAGGGAATTCTGAAAGGTGGCGATCTCCCAATAAGCTCCAACACAAACGAGAACCAGAATGGCCAGAACGCCTATTTGCCGCAGGTGATTCATGCTTCAAGGCAAAGCTATGGGAAAAGGTGTACCCGCTCGGCACAATATATCGCGGCATTTGCAGTTAATTCGCCACGCAACAACTATACTTGTTCCTTGATGATAGAAACCGTCACCAGACTCATGTCGCGAAGCTTCTTCCTTGTTTCGTTGGTCTTTCTGATCAACTGTCCGCTCTTTGCGCAGATAGCCATTGGGCAATGGCGCGACCATCTTCCATACAATGATGGTGTGCAGGTGGCAGATGCCGGAGACTGGATCTTCGCAGCTTCGGGAAGTGGCCTTTTCCAGCATCACAAAACCGAAGGAGACATTATACGATGGTCGAAGGTGAGCGGTCTTTCAGATATCGGTTTCTCATCCATTGCTTGGAGCGATGACAACCAAACGCTGATCATTGCTTACTCCAATACAAACATTGACCTTCTTCAGGATGGGCAGGTCATCAATATTCCTGACATTAAGGATAAATCGATTCTCGGGTTGAAGACCATCAATAATATGCACGTGAATGGCGATTATGCATATCTGGCATGCGGTTTCGGTGTGGTTGTGCTGGATATCGTAAAGCATGAGATAAAGGACACGTATTACATCGGTCCCAATGGAACCAGTTTGGACATTCAGGATGTGTCAACTTCCGCCAATGAGATCTTTGCCTGCACAGAAGAGGGCATCTACCACGCACCTCTCAATAGCCCGAATCTGGCCAATTACGAGAATTGGAATCTTTTCAGTGGCCTTCCGGCAGGAAGCTACAATACCTGTGCATGGTTCAACAATGGGCTGTATGCCAACTGGACGGACGGGACCAGCGACACGGTCTTTTGGTATCACAATGGTCAGTGGAGCACATTTCAGCTGACAGACCCTACAATGGTCAAAGCACTTGAGAGCACGGACGACCGATTGCTCGTTATCGGAGTAAGCAATGTGGCCGAGTATGACGTGAATCAGGTAAGACAGCGGCTTGCTTACTCCTACAACGGAATTGACGCATATCCCAATCATGCGATCATCGATTCTAATGGCATCATCTGGATAGCCGACAGGAACGTTGGACTGGTGAGGCATCCGTTGGATCTCAGTTTCCAGATCGTATCGGTCAATGGACCCGCCTCAATTCTAAATTCCGACATCAGTATTTGGGATGGCAGATGCTACGTGGCCTCTGGAAGTTTGACCTCATTGTGGGGTGCAGGATATAATCCCAATGGGGTCTTTTCATACATCGACAATGAATGGGTGAATCTGCTGCCGAGCTCCATGCCTCAAACAGCCGGAATGGGTGACTTCATCCGTGTGCTGGTCGATCCTTTCGACAGCAAAAGGGTGTATGCAAGTACTTGGGGTTCGGGTGTTATCGAATACTACGACAACCAGTTTGCTGCGCATTATGATTCTACGAACAGCAGTTTGGAAACACTTGAAGTTGTTCCTGGTTTGGTAAGGGTTTGCGGGTTGGAAATAGACCGTAATACAGGAACGCTCTGGATGACCCAATCTGAGACGGACAAGCTGCTACATGCCAAAGACCGAGAAGGCAACTGGTACGGTTTTCATGTTCAAGGTGTCGGTGCCATCACCATTGGGGATATTGCCATTGACAACAGCGGTCAGAAATGGATGGTAGCTCCACGAGGTACCGGTGTGGTTGTTTTCAATGATGGTGGCACGCTGGCTTACACAAGTGACGATCAGTCGAAAAAGTTGAACCAGAGTACCGGAAACGGGAATCTGGCAAGCAATAACGTTTTCTGCATTGCCTCTGATTTTGACGGTGAAATATGGGTGGGTACCGACAATGGAATATCGGTCTTCTACTCTCCGGAGAGTGTTTTCTCCGGTGGTAATTTCGATTCTCAGCAGATTCTTGTGGAGCAGGACGGTTACGTGCAGTATCTGTTGGCCAACGAAAGCGTAACGGCCATTGCCATTGATGGTGCCAACCGAAAATGGATCGGAACCGGAAACGCTGGGGTTTTCCTGATGTCGGCCGATGGCACGCAGCAGATCTATCATTTTACGGAGGAGAACAGTCCGCTTTTCAGCAATCAGATCACGTCACTTGGTATAGACCATCTCAGCGGAGAGGTTTTTATCGGAACAGACAAGGGACTCATATCATACAAGAGTACGGCCACTTGGGGAGTGGAAACAATAACGAAAGACGATGTATATGCTTATCCGAATCCGGTAGAGGCGAATTACGAGGGGCCGATCGCCATTAAAGGCCTCACGCGCAATGCGGATGTGAAGATCACCGATGCGTCCGGAAGGGTTGTTTTTGCCACAACTGCCTACGGTGGCCAGGCCATTTGGAACGGGAACAATTTGAATGGCGAACGCGCGCAAAGCGGAGTTTACATGGTCTTTGCCACCAATAGTGACGGCAAACAGACCATCGTTACCAAGATCCTGTTCATTAAATAA
- a CDS encoding glycosyltransferase: MSDQPFVSIVIPCYNEEGNIQALYDQLLPELAKFSRYEVLFVDDGSADNTVGLIDGIAQQNANVKLLQLSRNFGHQAALKAGLDNADGDCVISMDADLQHPPALIPQLVSKWQEGYEVVFTQREEDKNLSWLKRTTSRMFYRLAQRLSSVQIHPGTADYRLLDRQVVDVLKEMDESYLFFRGLVSWVGFRQAAISYKASDRFAGKSNYTYRKMFSLALSGITSFSIRPLQLSILLGLIIASLAGLYGIYVIYIFAFTDQAVTGWASTTASVLFIGGVQLVMLGILGEYVGKGFMEGKRRPTYIIRKRK, translated from the coding sequence CTTCCCGAACTCGCGAAGTTCAGCAGGTATGAGGTCCTTTTTGTGGATGATGGAAGCGCAGACAACACCGTTGGGCTGATAGACGGCATCGCGCAGCAGAATGCGAATGTGAAGCTGCTGCAACTCTCCCGAAACTTCGGTCATCAGGCCGCCCTTAAAGCAGGGCTCGATAACGCGGATGGCGATTGCGTCATCAGCATGGATGCAGACCTGCAGCACCCGCCCGCGCTCATTCCGCAGTTGGTTTCCAAATGGCAGGAAGGCTACGAAGTGGTGTTCACGCAGCGCGAAGAGGACAAGAACCTCTCGTGGCTCAAGCGCACCACCTCCCGCATGTTCTATCGTTTGGCGCAACGCCTCTCCTCCGTGCAGATACATCCCGGCACAGCCGACTACCGCCTGCTCGACAGGCAAGTGGTGGACGTATTGAAGGAAATGGATGAGTCGTACCTCTTCTTCAGAGGGTTGGTAAGCTGGGTCGGATTCCGGCAGGCCGCCATCAGCTACAAGGCCAGCGACCGCTTCGCGGGAAAGTCCAATTACACGTACCGCAAGATGTTCTCGCTGGCGCTTTCGGGCATCACGTCCTTCAGCATCCGTCCGCTGCAACTTTCCATCCTGCTGGGGCTTATCATTGCCTCCCTTGCGGGATTGTACGGCATTTACGTCATCTACATCTTCGCCTTTACCGACCAGGCCGTAACGGGTTGGGCAAGTACCACCGCCAGCGTGCTTTTCATTGGCGGGGTTCAGCTGGTGATGCTCGGTATACTGGGCGAATACGTGGGCAAAGGGTTTATGGAAGGCAAGCGCAGACCGACCTACATCATCCGCAAGCGGAAGTGA